A region from the Kineothrix sp. IPX-CK genome encodes:
- the topA gene encoding type I DNA topoisomerase, which yields MAKYLVIVESPAKVKTIKKFLGPNYEVAASNGHVRDMPKSQLGIDIENDYEPKYITIRGKGDILANLRKEVKKAEKIYLATDPDREGEAISWHLTKALKLEDKKVYRITFNEITKTAVKESLKNARKVDMDLVDAQQARRVLDRMVGYRISPVLWAKVKRGLSAGRVQSVALRIICDREDEINAFIPEEYWTLDALLHVPGEKKPLAAKYYGTAEGKVNISSEEELNDIIKDLKNAKYEVAEVKKGERTKKAPLPFTTSTLQQEASKVLNFSTQKTMRLAQQLYEGVDIKGNGTVGIITYLRTDSTRVSEEAERQAREYIDSVYGSEYAAVSANEKKTSQKIQDAHEAIRPTDIARTPFEMKDSLSRDQFRLYQLIWKRFAASRMNPAKYETTSVKIDGNGHRFTVAASKIIFDGFMSVYTEEEEKEEGNTLIKGIDKDTKLEFEAFDYKQHFTQPAPHYTEASLVRALEELGIGRPSTYAPTITTILARRYVVKENKNLYVTELGEVVNNMMKEAFPSIVDVNFTANMEVLLDGVEEGSVKWKSIVSNFYPDLETAVQKAEKELEHVKIADEVSDEVCDLCGKQMVIKYGPHGRFLACPGFPECRNTKPYLEKIGIPCPKCGKDIVLKKTKKGRKYYGCVGNPECDFMVWQKPSEIKCEKCGSLMLEKGNKLVCFNENCGHVMNRPNNPQN from the coding sequence ATGGCAAAGTATTTAGTGATTGTGGAATCGCCAGCAAAAGTAAAGACGATTAAGAAATTCTTGGGACCTAATTATGAGGTTGCCGCGAGTAACGGACATGTGAGAGACATGCCGAAGAGCCAGTTGGGAATTGACATAGAAAACGATTATGAACCGAAATATATTACGATTCGGGGAAAGGGAGATATTCTTGCAAATCTTCGCAAGGAAGTGAAGAAGGCGGAAAAAATCTATCTGGCAACCGACCCCGACCGCGAAGGTGAAGCGATCTCGTGGCATCTTACAAAGGCGCTTAAGCTGGAGGACAAGAAGGTGTACCGCATTACCTTTAACGAAATTACCAAGACTGCGGTAAAGGAATCGCTTAAGAACGCGCGTAAGGTGGATATGGATCTGGTGGATGCACAGCAGGCCAGAAGAGTATTGGACCGAATGGTGGGCTATCGTATCTCTCCGGTGCTGTGGGCAAAGGTAAAGAGAGGGCTGAGTGCGGGCCGTGTGCAATCGGTAGCGCTCCGCATTATTTGTGACAGAGAGGATGAAATTAACGCATTCATTCCGGAGGAGTACTGGACGTTGGACGCTCTTTTACACGTTCCGGGGGAAAAGAAGCCTCTGGCAGCCAAATATTACGGAACTGCTGAAGGAAAAGTGAATATTTCCTCCGAGGAGGAATTGAACGATATTATAAAAGATTTAAAAAATGCCAAATATGAAGTTGCAGAAGTGAAAAAGGGAGAACGGACGAAAAAAGCGCCTCTGCCCTTTACCACTTCCACTTTGCAGCAGGAAGCCAGCAAGGTGCTCAATTTCTCCACTCAGAAAACGATGCGTCTCGCTCAGCAGCTTTATGAAGGCGTGGATATAAAGGGGAACGGTACGGTAGGTATTATCACGTATCTTCGTACGGATTCCACAAGAGTCTCCGAGGAAGCGGAGAGGCAGGCAAGGGAATATATTGACTCGGTCTATGGCAGTGAATATGCTGCCGTATCGGCTAATGAGAAAAAGACATCCCAGAAGATTCAGGACGCCCATGAGGCGATTCGTCCTACGGATATAGCAAGAACTCCTTTTGAAATGAAGGATTCTTTATCCAGAGACCAGTTCCGCCTTTATCAGCTTATTTGGAAGCGGTTTGCGGCCAGCCGTATGAATCCGGCGAAATATGAAACTACCTCGGTTAAGATCGACGGGAACGGACATCGCTTTACTGTTGCCGCATCAAAGATTATCTTCGATGGCTTCATGAGCGTATATACAGAGGAAGAAGAAAAAGAAGAGGGCAATACCCTCATCAAAGGCATTGATAAGGATACGAAGCTGGAATTTGAAGCCTTCGACTATAAGCAGCATTTTACTCAGCCGGCACCTCACTATACAGAGGCCTCCTTGGTACGTGCCTTAGAGGAGCTGGGAATAGGCCGTCCCAGTACCTATGCACCTACTATTACGACGATTTTGGCAAGGCGGTACGTGGTGAAGGAAAACAAGAATCTGTATGTGACAGAACTCGGAGAAGTGGTAAATAATATGATGAAGGAGGCTTTTCCCAGCATTGTGGATGTGAATTTTACCGCTAATATGGAAGTCCTTTTGGATGGAGTAGAGGAAGGAAGCGTGAAGTGGAAGAGCATTGTTTCTAATTTTTATCCTGATTTGGAGACGGCGGTGCAGAAGGCGGAAAAAGAGCTGGAGCACGTTAAGATAGCCGATGAGGTGTCGGATGAGGTGTGCGACTTATGCGGAAAGCAGATGGTAATTAAGTATGGACCTCACGGCAGGTTTTTGGCTTGTCCGGGCTTTCCCGAATGCCGCAATACGAAACCTTATCTGGAGAAGATTGGAATTCCGTGCCCTAAGTGCGGAAAAGATATCGTACTGAAGAAGACAAAAAAGGGCAGAAAGTATTATGGCTGCGTGGGCAATCCGGAATGTGATTTTATGGTATGGCAGAAGCCCTCCGAAATAAAGTGTGAAAAATGCGGCTCTCTCATGCTGGAAAAGGGGAACAAGCTGGTTTGTTTTAATGAGAACTGTGGACACGTGATGAACCGCCCCAATAATCCGCAAAATTAA
- the fliE gene encoding flagellar hook-basal body complex protein FliE encodes MDITSLYNVTSGAVKQAAESSAIGKLTPRQEDTSFDSILTKAMENINTTNSYLSDAENEEIKWALGETQNTHDLTIALGKASTALQYTVAVRDKLLDAYKEIMQIQI; translated from the coding sequence ATGGATATTACATCCTTATACAACGTGACATCGGGCGCCGTAAAGCAGGCGGCTGAAAGCAGTGCAATAGGAAAATTAACTCCCCGGCAGGAAGATACTTCTTTTGATAGTATTCTTACTAAGGCTATGGAGAATATCAACACCACGAACAGTTATTTGTCAGATGCAGAAAACGAAGAGATCAAGTGGGCGCTGGGAGAGACCCAGAATACACATGATCTCACGATAGCTCTTGGTAAGGCTTCGACCGCATTACAGTACACGGTGGCAGTCCGCGACAAGTTGTTAGACGCTTACAAAGAGATTATGCAAATACAAATCTAA
- the fliF gene encoding flagellar basal-body MS-ring/collar protein FliF: protein MADKVKELLGKVLEWWNKFTAKQKTIIISAAAGIILIIAILIALLTRPQYVLLLNCETTKEAAEVTELLDGGGIDYQVSDDGYQIEVLKSQQSDANLLLGANDIQSAAYSIDNVTNGGFSTTESDKQKKYQLYMETRLEKEFIQKFSAIKSASVELSIPENDGTLISTEEEAFASILLELNGEFTTDNAAYLARAVATAIGNTTTNNVVILDTEGNMLFSGDDNYTTSGLANSQLNVKTQAESLVKNEVKRVLLGTNEFDNIEVASNLVLDFSTTDTTEHTYTPADGQTQGVLSHEDVYSSDSTNSNGGVPGTDSNDQTTYVVQDNANSSSTVTEESRDYLPNETITNASTPAGRINYDESSVSVTGIVYKVVHEEDAKRQGLLDGISWDEYKSANTGRTKVDVEAEMYDVVANATGINSEAITIVAYSENLFFDSEGLNMTATDVIQILLVVVILALLAFVILRSMRGEKEREVEEELSVESLLQSTPIVELESLGPENESETRKMIDRFVSENPEAAASLLRNWLNEDWG from the coding sequence ATGGCAGATAAGGTGAAAGAACTTTTAGGTAAAGTTCTTGAGTGGTGGAATAAATTTACCGCGAAGCAAAAAACGATTATCATTTCGGCGGCGGCCGGAATTATACTGATTATAGCAATTTTGATAGCGCTTCTTACGAGACCTCAATATGTTTTGCTTCTCAATTGCGAAACAACAAAGGAAGCGGCGGAAGTGACAGAACTTTTGGATGGAGGCGGCATCGATTATCAGGTATCCGATGATGGGTATCAGATTGAAGTCTTGAAATCACAGCAGTCGGACGCGAACCTTCTTCTAGGTGCTAACGACATCCAGTCCGCTGCATATAGCATCGATAATGTAACGAATGGGGGCTTCAGTACAACTGAATCGGATAAGCAGAAGAAATACCAGCTTTATATGGAGACAAGGCTGGAAAAAGAATTTATACAGAAGTTTTCCGCAATTAAAAGCGCCAGCGTGGAATTGTCCATACCGGAAAATGACGGAACTCTCATTTCTACTGAGGAGGAAGCTTTTGCAAGCATTCTGCTCGAATTAAACGGAGAATTTACTACAGATAATGCGGCGTATTTAGCGAGAGCGGTAGCGACTGCTATAGGAAACACTACGACCAATAATGTGGTTATCCTCGATACGGAAGGGAACATGCTGTTTTCGGGAGATGACAATTACACTACATCGGGTCTGGCTAATTCCCAGCTCAATGTAAAGACACAGGCGGAAAGCCTTGTGAAGAATGAAGTGAAAAGAGTGCTGCTTGGGACCAACGAGTTTGATAATATCGAGGTTGCAAGCAATTTAGTGTTGGATTTTTCGACTACGGATACTACGGAGCATACCTATACTCCTGCGGATGGACAGACCCAGGGGGTACTCAGCCACGAGGATGTTTACAGTTCGGATTCTACCAATTCCAACGGAGGTGTGCCCGGAACGGATTCCAATGATCAGACGACCTACGTAGTGCAGGACAATGCCAACAGCAGTTCTACCGTAACGGAGGAGTCCAGAGATTATCTTCCGAACGAGACCATAACCAATGCAAGCACCCCTGCGGGCCGCATCAACTATGACGAGTCTTCTGTTTCAGTTACGGGAATCGTTTATAAAGTAGTGCACGAAGAAGATGCTAAGAGACAGGGACTTTTGGATGGAATATCATGGGATGAATACAAGTCGGCCAATACAGGAAGAACGAAAGTAGACGTGGAAGCGGAAATGTATGATGTAGTAGCTAATGCCACCGGCATCAATTCGGAAGCTATTACGATTGTGGCTTATAGTGAGAATCTGTTCTTCGACAGCGAAGGACTTAATATGACGGCTACGGATGTGATTCAGATATTGTTGGTTGTTGTAATTCTCGCCCTTCTCGCTTTTGTAATACTGAGAAGTATGCGCGGAGAGAAAGAAAGGGAAGTGGAGGAGGAGCTTTCCGTGGAGTCCCTGCTTCAATCTACTCCGATTGTAGAACTTGAAAGCCTTGGACCGGAAAATGAATCCGAGACGAGAAAGATGATTGACAGATTTGTAAGTGAGAATCCGGAAGCAGCGGCCAGCCTGCTTAGAAACTGGCTGAATGAAGACTGGGGGTAA
- the flgB gene encoding flagellar basal body rod protein FlgB: MINSNTFDYINVLDKAADAAWIRNDVIANNIANVSTPGYKRQDVEFESELKRALEHSKYTSMDDKVSDLKINKLKPRTYVDSANFSYRSDGNNVDVETENVTLAANQLRYNGLVDSMTQELKNLQMVMK, translated from the coding sequence ATGATTAACAGCAATACATTTGATTATATTAATGTACTGGACAAGGCGGCGGATGCAGCATGGATTCGTAACGATGTGATTGCTAACAATATAGCGAATGTATCCACTCCGGGATATAAGAGACAGGATGTGGAGTTCGAGTCGGAATTGAAAAGGGCTTTGGAGCATTCCAAATACACTTCCATGGACGATAAAGTTAGTGATTTGAAAATCAATAAGCTGAAGCCGCGTACATATGTTGATTCGGCAAATTTTTCTTACCGTTCGGATGGCAATAATGTGGACGTCGAGACGGAGAATGTGACACTTGCGGCGAACCAGCTGCGGTATAACGGTTTGGTTGACAGTATGACGCAGGAACTTAAAAATCTTCAGATGGTTATGAAATAA
- a CDS encoding YifB family Mg chelatase-like AAA ATPase: MFSTIISAAICGMNAMLVHVEVDMAKGLPGFLMVGYLSGEVKEAGERVRVALKNSGIALSPMRTTVNLSPANIRKEGTAFDLPIAVGMLRSMDCIEEDAVAGIMIVGELSLNGKVNPIKGILPLVRRAKEEGIKRCLVPEENKEEGAVISGIEVIGAVSLQDALSYLKGERKEENTKEKVVASRKGKREKTPDFSEISGQAAAKRTAEIAAAGFHNLLLVGPPGSGKTMIANRLTGILPPLTSEECMEVSSLYSIAGQLSSGKTLIEKRPFLSPHHTVTIHSLTGGGRIPRPGIISLAHKGVLFLDEMPEFGQRVLDVLRQPLEEKQINIARIGGNYTYPADFMLVGAMNPCPCGYYPDMNRCRCTQADIKKYQSRISGPVLDRIDLCTEVSQIAMKELTKKNEGESSASIRKRVMSARKRQEERYRGREYKCNAGLTAKDISKFCLLGDKEETLMERAFTSLQLSARGYYRILRVARTIADMDESEQIKEVHLAEAISYRMEGNKYWER, encoded by the coding sequence ATGTTTAGTACTATAATATCAGCAGCTATATGCGGTATGAATGCCATGCTGGTACATGTGGAGGTGGATATGGCGAAAGGCCTGCCTGGCTTTTTAATGGTGGGTTATTTGAGCGGAGAAGTGAAGGAAGCGGGAGAACGAGTAAGGGTAGCACTGAAAAATTCCGGTATCGCGCTGTCTCCTATGCGGACTACGGTCAATTTATCTCCGGCGAATATAAGAAAGGAAGGCACAGCCTTTGACCTTCCTATAGCGGTAGGTATGCTTCGCTCTATGGATTGTATAGAGGAAGATGCAGTAGCCGGTATTATGATTGTGGGAGAGCTTAGCCTTAATGGAAAGGTCAATCCCATAAAGGGAATTCTTCCATTGGTAAGGCGGGCGAAAGAGGAAGGAATAAAGCGGTGTCTGGTACCCGAAGAAAATAAGGAGGAGGGAGCAGTAATATCCGGGATAGAGGTAATAGGTGCTGTTTCCCTGCAAGACGCACTCAGTTATTTAAAGGGAGAGCGGAAGGAGGAGAATACGAAGGAAAAAGTTGTGGCAAGCAGGAAAGGAAAGCGAGAAAAAACGCCTGATTTTTCGGAAATAAGCGGGCAGGCGGCGGCGAAACGGACGGCGGAAATCGCTGCTGCGGGTTTTCATAATTTATTGCTCGTAGGGCCGCCCGGATCAGGTAAAACGATGATAGCAAACAGGCTTACGGGCATTCTTCCACCTCTTACGAGCGAGGAATGTATGGAGGTTTCCTCGCTCTATAGCATTGCGGGACAGTTGAGCAGCGGGAAGACCCTCATCGAAAAAAGGCCTTTTTTAAGCCCTCACCATACTGTAACGATACATTCCCTCACGGGCGGAGGGAGAATTCCCAGGCCCGGAATCATCAGCCTCGCCCACAAGGGAGTGCTATTTTTGGATGAGATGCCGGAATTCGGCCAGCGTGTGCTGGACGTGCTAAGACAGCCCTTGGAAGAGAAGCAGATTAATATCGCAAGAATTGGAGGGAACTATACGTATCCAGCAGATTTTATGCTAGTAGGAGCTATGAATCCCTGCCCCTGCGGGTATTATCCGGATATGAACAGATGCCGCTGCACTCAGGCGGATATTAAGAAATATCAAAGCCGTATATCGGGACCTGTTCTGGACAGGATTGATTTGTGCACGGAGGTATCCCAAATAGCAATGAAGGAGTTGACCAAAAAGAATGAAGGGGAGTCGAGTGCTTCTATACGAAAGAGGGTGATGAGCGCCAGAAAGAGACAGGAAGAAAGGTATAGAGGAAGGGAATATAAGTGTAACGCAGGACTTACAGCGAAGGATATATCGAAGTTTTGTTTACTGGGTGATAAAGAAGAGACGCTGATGGAGAGGGCCTTTACCTCCTTGCAGCTTAGTGCCAGAGGCTATTATAGAATTCTCCGTGTTGCGCGCACCATTGCGGATATGGATGAGAGCGAGCAAATTAAAGAGGTACACTTAGCGGAGGCCATCAGTTACCGCATGGAAGGGAATAAATATTGGGAGAGGTAA
- the fliG gene encoding flagellar motor switch protein FliG — MSRTGDEKIAGLQKAAILLIALGPERSAMIFKHLKEEEIEELTLEIANTRSITPQLKEEILDEFYQVCLAQQYIAEGGIGYAKELLEKALGSEKAMDVISKLTASLQVKPFEFIRKTDASQLLNFIQDEHPQTIALIMSYLSSAQSALIISALPPDRQADVARRIAVMDRTSPDVIKEVEKVLESKLASLVNQDYTIIGGVDAVVDILNTVDRGTEKHIMETLEIEEPELADEIRKKMFVFEDILLLDDRAIQRVLRDVDNNDLAIALKGSNEQVQNTIFNNMSKRLSVMIKEDMEFMGPIRMKDVEEAQQKIVNIIRKLEDSAEIVISRGGGDEIIV, encoded by the coding sequence ATGTCCAGAACTGGGGATGAAAAAATCGCGGGACTTCAGAAAGCAGCCATTTTGCTGATTGCGCTGGGACCGGAACGGTCTGCGATGATATTTAAGCATTTGAAGGAAGAAGAAATAGAAGAGTTAACTTTGGAAATAGCGAATACGAGAAGTATTACACCGCAATTAAAAGAAGAAATATTAGACGAATTTTATCAGGTTTGCCTCGCTCAACAGTATATAGCAGAGGGCGGCATCGGTTATGCGAAGGAGCTTTTGGAAAAAGCTCTGGGTTCGGAAAAAGCGATGGATGTTATCAGTAAGCTGACCGCATCTTTACAGGTTAAGCCTTTCGAATTTATCAGGAAGACGGATGCATCGCAGCTTCTCAACTTTATTCAGGACGAGCATCCGCAGACGATTGCACTTATCATGTCATATTTGTCATCAGCGCAGTCTGCGCTCATCATATCGGCGTTGCCCCCGGACAGACAGGCGGACGTGGCAAGGCGTATTGCAGTAATGGACAGAACCAGTCCGGATGTAATAAAAGAGGTGGAGAAAGTGCTGGAATCCAAGCTTGCATCTTTGGTAAATCAGGATTACACGATTATCGGCGGTGTAGATGCGGTAGTAGACATTTTGAATACGGTAGACCGTGGTACCGAGAAGCATATTATGGAGACTTTGGAAATCGAAGAGCCGGAACTTGCGGACGAAATCAGAAAGAAGATGTTCGTATTCGAGGATATCTTGTTGCTTGACGACAGAGCGATTCAGAGAGTCCTGCGCGACGTGGACAATAATGACCTTGCAATTGCACTCAAAGGCTCTAATGAACAGGTTCAGAATACGATATTTAACAATATGTCCAAACGCCTTTCTGTTATGATTAAAGAAGATATGGAATTCATGGGGCCTATACGTATGAAGGATGTGGAAGAGGCTCAGCAGAAGATAGTTAATATCATAAGAAAACTGGAAGATTCGGCAGAAATTGTTATCTCCAGAGGTGGAGGTGACGAGATTATTGTCTAA
- the flgC gene encoding flagellar basal body rod protein FlgC: protein MSDIFTSFNINSSGMTAQRYRMDIISQNIANANTTRTEDGTPYRRKVVTFSEKNSQTPFSRVLNTATDRYSGTGVKVNGVYEDTWTEMVKAYDPSHPDADEDGYVSYPNVNIITEMTNMIDASRAYEANATAFTASKSIALKGLEMGKG, encoded by the coding sequence ATGAGCGATATTTTTACATCGTTTAACATTAATTCATCTGGAATGACCGCTCAAAGATACCGGATGGATATTATTTCGCAGAACATCGCAAATGCAAATACTACGCGTACGGAGGATGGAACTCCTTATCGCAGGAAGGTGGTTACCTTTTCGGAGAAGAATTCCCAGACGCCCTTCAGCAGAGTGTTGAATACGGCGACTGACAGATATTCGGGAACCGGAGTAAAGGTAAACGGTGTCTATGAGGACACGTGGACCGAAATGGTAAAGGCTTACGATCCGTCCCATCCTGATGCGGATGAGGATGGATATGTATCGTATCCTAATGTCAATATTATTACAGAAATGACGAATATGATAGACGCAAGCCGCGCATATGAAGCGAACGCTACAGCATTTACAGCAAGCAAGTCCATAGCCTTGAAGGGGTTGGAAATGGGCAAGGGGTAA
- the codY gene encoding GTP-sensing pleiotropic transcriptional regulator CodY has translation MSSVQLLDKTRKIGKLLHNNNSSKVVFNDICSVLCEILYSNVLVISKKGKVLGVGTAPGVDSINELIVGKVGGFIDSMLNERMLAVLSTKENVNLETLGFENIDMKKIQAIITPIDIAGERLGTLFIYKGDEQYDIDDIILCEYGTTVVGLEMLRAVNEESAEEGRKVAVVRSAVSTLSFSELEAITHIFDELGGTEGILVASKIADRVGITRSVIVNALRKFESAGVIESRSSGMKGTYIKVLNDVVFDEIDRIKKESRK, from the coding sequence ATGAGCAGTGTTCAACTGTTGGACAAGACAAGAAAAATAGGCAAGTTATTGCACAACAATAATTCCAGCAAGGTGGTTTTTAATGACATATGCAGTGTGTTGTGCGAGATTTTGTATTCTAATGTTCTTGTAATCAGCAAGAAAGGAAAAGTGCTCGGCGTGGGAACCGCGCCGGGAGTGGATTCCATCAACGAGCTGATTGTCGGCAAGGTGGGCGGTTTTATTGATTCTATGCTGAATGAGAGAATGCTTGCCGTCTTATCCACGAAGGAAAACGTGAATCTGGAGACGCTTGGGTTTGAGAATATTGATATGAAGAAGATTCAGGCGATAATTACGCCTATCGATATAGCAGGAGAGCGGCTAGGTACGTTATTCATTTATAAAGGTGACGAGCAGTACGACATCGACGATATTATCCTGTGTGAATACGGAACTACGGTAGTCGGCCTCGAGATGCTGCGGGCTGTGAACGAAGAAAGTGCAGAGGAAGGCCGGAAGGTCGCAGTAGTGCGTTCAGCGGTCAGTACTCTTTCATTTTCGGAATTAGAGGCGATTACCCATATATTTGACGAGCTTGGCGGAACAGAGGGGATTTTGGTGGCGAGCAAGATTGCGGATCGCGTAGGGATCACCAGGTCGGTAATCGTTAATGCGTTAAGAAAGTTCGAAAGTGCGGGTGTTATTGAGTCCAGATCCTCGGGAATGAAGGGGACTTATATTAAAGTGCTTAACGATGTAGTGTTTGACGAAATTGATAGAATTAAAAAAGAAAGCAGAAAATAA
- the dprA gene encoding DNA-processing protein DprA: protein MNGESSWDEPYAYWLANVPGIGNRMKRKLSAYGKSAREVYEMPEKELMQFLSAPKLEKMVRERRRWDVEGEYRKLQEEGVNFVSLLETSYPEKLAAIEDAPFGLYFYGRLPSKSVPSVAIIGARECSEYGRYMAGLWGSQLAQEGVALISGMARGIDSIGQRAALEAGGNSYAVLGCGTDICYPAENRKIYERMKTQGGILSEYSPGTGPKPQLFPPRNRIISGLSDVVVIIEAREKSGTLITADMALEQGKEVYVLPGRATDRLSEGCNRLIKQGAGLMLSVSEMLEETGLREKKRRWEEELSGTEADEGEKGHTKLEKCLDFYPKSIEQLQEESGMEYREIICRLMNLCMDGEVKQVSAGFYQKAGKYDIRI from the coding sequence ATGAATGGGGAAAGCAGTTGGGACGAGCCGTATGCTTATTGGCTGGCAAACGTCCCGGGAATCGGTAATAGAATGAAGCGTAAGCTTTCAGCTTATGGGAAGAGCGCCAGGGAGGTATATGAGATGCCGGAAAAGGAGCTGATGCAATTCCTTTCAGCCCCGAAACTGGAGAAAATGGTAAGGGAGCGAAGGCGTTGGGATGTGGAAGGAGAATATAGAAAGCTTCAGGAGGAAGGAGTGAATTTCGTTAGTCTGTTAGAAACCTCTTATCCCGAAAAGCTGGCAGCAATAGAGGATGCTCCCTTCGGGCTGTATTTTTATGGAAGGCTGCCGAGTAAGTCCGTACCCTCCGTGGCGATAATCGGTGCAAGAGAATGTTCGGAATATGGAAGGTATATGGCGGGATTGTGGGGAAGTCAGCTGGCGCAGGAGGGTGTGGCGCTTATAAGCGGAATGGCGAGAGGAATCGACAGTATCGGGCAGAGGGCGGCGCTGGAAGCCGGAGGAAACAGCTATGCGGTGTTAGGCTGTGGTACGGATATTTGCTATCCGGCGGAAAATAGAAAAATTTATGAGAGGATGAAGACGCAGGGAGGGATACTCTCCGAATATTCTCCGGGTACCGGCCCTAAGCCTCAGCTGTTTCCACCCAGAAATCGGATTATCAGCGGACTTTCGGATGTGGTAGTAATCATTGAGGCGAGGGAGAAGAGCGGTACCTTGATTACCGCCGATATGGCACTTGAACAAGGGAAGGAGGTATATGTACTTCCCGGCAGGGCCACGGACCGCCTGAGCGAGGGCTGTAACCGGTTAATTAAACAGGGAGCAGGGCTTATGCTCTCCGTTTCTGAGATGCTTGAGGAGACCGGACTGCGTGAAAAAAAGAGGAGATGGGAAGAAGAATTGTCCGGCACAGAGGCTGACGAAGGGGAAAAGGGACATACAAAGCTTGAAAAATGCCTTGATTTTTATCCTAAGAGCATAGAACAGCTTCAGGAGGAATCCGGTATGGAATATAGGGAAATCATATGCCGCCTCATGAATCTTTGTATGGACGGAGAGGTAAAGCAAGTGTCTGCAGGATTTTATCAAAAAGCTGGAAAATATGATATTCGTATATAG
- a CDS encoding FliH/SctL family protein, whose protein sequence is MSKNIYKFNQITVQNDDALMIDNNEKVAKKIEYLEGLMLKEAGSESGTDTLGGFSSGLNAGQVDALLADDEGGSVIKAVQPENAEGEDAGESLQTVSAQVQEILDKAHGEAEDIKSEALARAQQESEELKQRAFEEGKVKGYDDGYNEGMAKIEAQRKKLEEERVSLEKDYQELVKTLEPRFVESLTDIYEKIFKVDLAKEQNIIVHLISTAMHKIEGSSNYLIHVSKEDYSYVSMKKEELLASAVSSGASIEIVEDITLCSNECMIETDGGVFDCGLGTQLEELSQKLRLLSYAKE, encoded by the coding sequence TTGTCTAAGAATATTTATAAATTCAATCAGATTACCGTACAAAACGATGATGCTTTGATGATAGATAATAATGAAAAGGTCGCGAAGAAAATAGAGTATCTGGAGGGCCTGATGCTAAAGGAAGCGGGGAGCGAGAGCGGTACAGATACACTGGGCGGTTTTTCATCGGGTCTGAATGCGGGGCAAGTGGATGCTTTGCTTGCAGACGACGAGGGAGGTTCCGTGATAAAGGCTGTTCAGCCGGAGAATGCGGAAGGTGAAGACGCAGGAGAGTCCTTACAGACAGTATCCGCACAGGTTCAGGAAATTTTGGACAAGGCGCACGGCGAAGCGGAGGACATTAAGTCTGAGGCTCTGGCGAGAGCGCAACAGGAGAGCGAGGAACTGAAACAGCGCGCTTTTGAGGAAGGAAAAGTGAAGGGATACGACGATGGTTATAATGAGGGCATGGCAAAAATAGAAGCTCAGAGAAAAAAGCTGGAAGAGGAACGAGTTAGTCTGGAAAAGGATTATCAGGAGCTTGTAAAGACGCTGGAACCGAGATTCGTAGAAAGCCTGACCGATATTTATGAGAAAATATTCAAAGTGGATTTGGCGAAGGAACAGAATATCATCGTACATTTGATATCCACTGCGATGCACAAAATAGAGGGGAGCAGTAATTATCTGATTCATGTCTCCAAGGAGGATTATTCTTATGTCAGCATGAAGAAGGAAGAGCTGTTAGCCAGTGCGGTATCTTCCGGAGCATCCATAGAGATTGTAGAAGATATAACGCTCTGTTCAAACGAATGTATGATAGAGACGGATGGAGGAGTATTCGACTGTGGATTAGGGACGCAGTTGGAGGAGCTTTCACAGAAACTCAGGCTTCTATCTTATGCGAAAGAATAG